A genomic window from Etheostoma spectabile isolate EspeVRDwgs_2016 chromosome 13, UIUC_Espe_1.0, whole genome shotgun sequence includes:
- the LOC116701095 gene encoding LIM domain kinase 1, with the protein MSRRDQRFRRGMKGRCCECGCILSHWYYEREGQLYCKKHYWARFGEHCHGCKETIATGLVMVAGEQKYHPECFTCVSCEMFIGDGDTYTLIERTKLYCGHCFCQVEISAVRSASPLTESPHMVALVSLPPHAGGQRGLTVAIDLSQEKSPLVTVTRLDSAALSPDLLSSIHTGDRVLEVNGIPVHNISPEEINSVIQDTNRPLQLTIEHNPQSPDDLLRSNNPQDDISYSDPCVHDKLSSTHKLPSLEEEPSPGEETDEPLRLSLSPPQHQGTTGMRSRHILRSCSIDKCPLSSGALSLLRRDMVRSESLRVDPGVRTHRIFRPSDLIHGEVLGKGFYGQAVKVTHQETGEVMVMKELIRFDEETQKTFLKEVKVMRCLDHPNVLKFIGLFYKDKRINFVSEYIQGGTLRETIMKMDNDFPWRLRVSYAKDIAAGMAYLHSMNVIHRDLNSHNCLVRENQSVVVADFGLARLVTEDRQQSRTSSLSSLERPAKGTLPELRRPDRRKRYTVVGNPYWMAPEMIHGKSYDERVDIFSFGIMICEIIGRVNADPDYLPRSNDFGLNVSGFLQQYHPPQCPSAFLPMGVLCCETEADKRPSFLKLGEWLENLLMHLDISLPLLSELEQLSRVFWQNHKHQNHSHNQDKTLDSHYQQTHNSSQPQRQSPDPKQHLENANNYMKPNELTQSPNLYSTADSHLDRELHTHDRTEHGHSCSSRERKDHSQDKSQTFCRSTITYSSENGSKTNERNNLSGQPKAQDEPSQPLQVNNSLLGPSNMPRRTCRALWDISTEDSSFL; encoded by the exons GTGTTGTGAATGTGGCTGCATCCTGTCTCACTGGTACTATGAAAGAGAGGGACAGCTCTACTGTAAGAAGCACTACTGGGCACGTTTTGGAGAACACTGCCACGGATGTAAAGAGACCATCGCAACAGGACTGGTTATG GTTGCTGGAGAGCAGAAGTACCACCCTGAATGCTTCACTTGTGTGAGCTGTGAAATGTTCATTGGAGATGGAGACACCTACACGCTAATCGAACGCACAAAACTATACTG TGGtcactgtttctgtcaggtgGAAATATCAGCTGTGAGGTCAGCTTCTCCACTCACCGAGAGTCCCCACATGGTCGCGCTGGTGTCTCTCCCTCCCCATGCAGGTGGCCAACGAGGCCTGACTGTAGCCATTGACCTCAGCCAAGAAAAAAGCCCACTTGTCACCGTGACAAG GTTAGACTCTGCTGCCCTTAGCCCTGACCTGCTGTCCTCTATCCACACTGGAGACCGAGTACTGGAGGTCAACGGCATCCCTGTCCACAACATTTCCCCAGAAGAG ATAAACTCTGTGATCCAGGACACAAACAGACCATTGCAGCTGACAATCGAACACAACCCGCAATCTCCTGATGACCTCCTTCGCTCAAATAATCCCCAGGATGACATCAGCTATTCTGACCCTTGTGTCCACGACAAACTTTCTTCAACCCACAAACTCCCAAGTCTGGAGGAAGAGCCAAGTCCAGGGGAGGAGACAGATGAACCCCTCAGGTTAAGCCTCTCACCCCCTCAGCACCAAGGAACCACGGGAATGCGATCAAGACACATCCT gcGCAGCTGTAGTATAGACAAGTGTCCTCTGTCTTCTGGAGCACTGTCGCTTTTAAGGAGAGACATGGTTCGCTCAGAGTCTCTTCGTGTGGACCCAGGAGTTCGGACCCATCGCATCTTCAGACCTTCAGACCTTATCCATGGAGAAGTGCTTGGCAAAGGCTTCTATGGACAGGCTGTCAAA GTAACGCATCAGGAGACAGGGGAGGTGATGGTGATGAAAGAGTTGATACGTTTTGACGAAGAGACACAGAAAACTTTCTTAAAGGAA GTGAAGGTGATGCGCTGTCTGGACCATCCCAATGTTCTAAAGTTCATTGGACTGTTTTATAAAGACAAACGGATAAATTTTGTCTCTGAATACATCCAGGGAGGAACTCTCAGAGAAACCATCATGAAAATG gaCAATGACTTTCCTTGGAGATTAAGAGTGAGTTATGCCAAAGACATTGCAGCTGGAATG GCCTATCTACACTCCATGAATGTCATCCACCGCGATCTAAACTCACACAACTGCCTGGTCAGAGAG AACCAGTCTGTGGTGGTGGCAGATTTTGGACTAGCCAGGCTGGTGACGGAGGACAGACAACAGAGCAGAACATCCTCTCTATCCTCTCTGGAAAGGCCTGCGAAGGGGACACTGCCAGAGCTTCGCAGGCCTGACCGGAGGAAGCGCTACACAGTGGTAGGAAACCCCTACTGGATGGCTCCTGAAATGATCCACG GAAAAAGCTATGATGAACGGgtggacatattttcctttgggATCATGATTTGTGAG ATAATAGGTAGAGTAAATGCTGACCCTGACTACCTTCCCCGGTCAAATGACTTTGGGCTAAATGTATCCGGTTTCCTGCAGCAGTACCACCCTCCACAGTGCCCCTCGGCCTTCTTGCCGATGGGTGTCCTCTGCTGTGAGACGGAGGCTGATAAGCG TCCTTCCTTTTTAAAGCTGGGGGAGTGGCTGGAGAACCTGCTGATGCACCTGGACATCAGTCTGCCTCTGCTCTCGGAGTTAGAGCAGCTCAGCAGAGTCTTCTGGCAGAATCacaaacaccaaaaccactctcacaaccaagacaagaCCCTTGATTCTCACTATCAACAAACCCACAATTCATCACAGCCACAAAGACAGAGCCCCGACCCCAAGCAACATTTGGAAAATGCAAATAACTACATGAAGCCTAATGAACTCACTCAGAGCCCAAATCTGTACAGCACAGCTGACAGCCATTTGGACAGAGAGCTACACACACATGACAGGACTGAGCATGGCCACTCCTGTTCAAGCAGAGAACGTAAGGACCACTCACAAGACAAGAGCCAGACGTTTTGCAGGTCTACAATCACATACTCAAGCGAGAATGGGTCTAAAACCAATGAACGCAATAACCTCTCAGGACAACCAAAAGCCCAGGACGAGCCCTCACAACCGCTCCAGGTCAACAACTCGCTGCTAGGTCCTTCTAACATGCCCAGAAGGACATGCAGAGCACTGTGGGACATATCTACAGAGGACAGCTCTTTTCTCTGA